CACCTGTCATGGCCCGAAACGGTAGTCGGTTTCCGCACCATCGTGCAGGTGGCCTCGCCCGGGATCGCCGGGGCCGGCCGTAAGGTGGCCCGGGTGCAGGCCATTCTCGCCACCCTCGGCTACGTACTCTCCGCCGACCGGCGCCGGGTGCTGATGATCCGCCGGGACACCCGCCCCGACGACCTGCACTACGGCTACTACAACGGGCTCGGCGGCAAACTCGAACCCGGTGAGGACGTGGTCGCCGGCATGCGGCGGGAGATCCGCGAGGAGGCCGGACTCGAATGCCGGACCGTGGAACTCGCCGGCACCATCTCCTGGCCCGGCTTCGGCCGCAATGGCGAAAACTGGTTCGGCTTCCTGTTCCGGATCCCGGACTGGTCCGGCGTCCCGTACGAGCGCTGTCCCGAGGGCACCCTGATCTGGACCGACCTGTCCGACATCCTCAGCGGCGCCGTACCGATGTGGCCCAGCGACCGCAACTTCCTACCCCTGGTCTTCGCCGACCAACCGGGGGTCTTCCACGGCTCCCAACCCTTCCACCACGGCACCCCCGGCCCCTGGACCGTCTCGGTGTAAGGAAGGGCCCCTTCTTATCGTTTTCCGTATAGGAAGGGCCCCTTCCTAACACCGAAGCACCGAAACACCGCAACCAGCAGAGCGAGTCGACCGAGCGCCGCCGCGGCGTCTGGAGCCCGAGCACACGCGGCGAAGCCGTCGTGCGCGCAGGGCGAAGACGCCGCACCGGGCGGCGCGAAGCGGAGCGAGCCAGCCGAGCGCAGCGAGGCTCAGAAACGGGGCATGCCGCCGAACTGGCGGTCGCCTGCGTCGCCGAGGCCGGGAACGATGAACTTGCGCTCGTCGAGCTGCTCGTCAATGGCGGCGGTGACCAGGCGCAGCGGCAGACCGGTCTGCTCCAGCCGGGCGATGCCGTCGGGGGCGGCGAGTACGCAGATCACGGTGATGTCGGTGCAGCCCCGCTCGGCGAGGAGCCGGCAGCAGTGTTCCAGCGATCCGCCGGTGGCGAGCATCGGGTCGAGCACCAGCACCGGGCGGCCGGTCAGGTCCCGGGGCAGCGACTCCATGTAGGCGCGGGGTTCGAAGGTGTGCTCGTCGCGGGCGAGCCCGACGAAGCCCATCGACGACTCGGGGAGCAGGGCGAGGGCCGAGTCGGCCATCCCGAGCCCGGCCCGGAGCACCGGTACGAGCAGCGGCGGGTTGGCCAGCCGGGTGCCGTCGGTCTGGGCGACGGGGGTCTGGATCGGGTACCGCTCGATCGGGAAGGAGCGCGCGGCCTCGTACACCAGGGTGGTGGTGAGTTCGTGTAGGGCGGCGCGGAACGACGCCGCGTCGGTACGGGCATCGCGCATCGCGGTGAGCCGCGTCTGGGCGACAGGATGGTCAACGACGAGTACGTCCACGATCGCTCAACCTACCGAATGCACCGACCGGCTGGGCGGGGCCGGGTCGACCTGCCCATTCGGCCTGTCTTCGGGCAACCTGCGCGTGTCGCCGGGCGGCGTGTGCGTAGACGTCGCAGATCGCGTCGGCGTACCGCTCGGGGGTGTGTCCGGCGGCCCGGTCGGCGGCGAGTTGGCCGAGTCGCCGGGCAGCGGCGGGGTCGGTGAGGAGGCGGAGCAGGGCGGCGGCGAACCCGGTGGTGGTGGGGGCGGCGCAGTCGGCGGCCCCGGCGAGCGGCCCGTGCCGGTGCAGGACCGGGTCGACCAGGACCGCGGGTACGCCGGCGAGCGCGGCTTCCTGGAGGACGAGTGCCTGGGTGTCGGTGCCGGAGGGGAAGGCGAGCACCTCGGCGGCCCCGTACGCGGCGGCCACCACCGGTGGCGGTTGCTGCCCGATGACGGTGATCCGGTCGGCCACCGCCGGGCCGACGAGACGCAGGAGTTCGGCGAGCCAGCGGGGCTCGTAGATCGCGCCGACCAGCACCAGCCGGGCGCGGGGGCAGCCGGCGAGCAGTTCGGCGAAGGAGTTGATCAGAAGGTCGACGCCCTTTTCCCGGTTGACCCGGCCGACGAAGAGGATCACTTTGTCGGTCGGGGCGATGCCGTTGCCGGCGCGGAAGGCCGCGACCTCGGTCGGGGAGGTACGGCAGGGGGCGACCCCGGTGGGCACGAGGAAGACCCGGTCGTCGGGGACGGGCAGGCTGATCCGGTCGAGCACGGCCCGGGTCGGCACCACGACCGCGTCGGCGTCGCCGAGCAGGAGCAGGTTGGTGGCGTCGAGGGCGGCCCGGCGGTGGCTGGCGGCCGGTGCCTGGCGGGATGGTGCGGCTCCGCCCGGGGCCGGCTCGGGCCGGACCGGTGGGCGGGGTACGCCGAGCCGGTGGGCGTAGAGGCGGACGGCGCCGCGCAGTGCCCTGGTCGGCACCTTGTACGCGTCGACGTACGCGTGCAGGTCGGTGTGGTACGTCTGGACCAGCGGCAGTCCGAGCCGCCGGGCGGTGAGTACGCCGAGCAGCCCGACCGGGCCGGGGGTGTGCACGTGTACGACTTCGGGTGCGCTGGCGGCGATCTCGGCGATGGTGCCGGCGGCGGCGCCACCGTGCAGCAGCCACGGGGAGAGCCGCAGGTCGGCGACGCCGCAGGGCAGCGCCCGTAACCGCATCAGGTCGGGCTCGCCGGTCTGGCCGGGGTGGCGGGGCACGACGGTGAGGCCGGG
The Micromonospora pisi DNA segment above includes these coding regions:
- a CDS encoding NUDIX hydrolase; its protein translation is MASPGIAGAGRKVARVQAILATLGYVLSADRRRVLMIRRDTRPDDLHYGYYNGLGGKLEPGEDVVAGMRREIREEAGLECRTVELAGTISWPGFGRNGENWFGFLFRIPDWSGVPYERCPEGTLIWTDLSDILSGAVPMWPSDRNFLPLVFADQPGVFHGSQPFHHGTPGPWTVSV
- the upp gene encoding uracil phosphoribosyltransferase; this translates as MDVLVVDHPVAQTRLTAMRDARTDAASFRAALHELTTTLVYEAARSFPIERYPIQTPVAQTDGTRLANPPLLVPVLRAGLGMADSALALLPESSMGFVGLARDEHTFEPRAYMESLPRDLTGRPVLVLDPMLATGGSLEHCCRLLAERGCTDITVICVLAAPDGIARLEQTGLPLRLVTAAIDEQLDERKFIVPGLGDAGDRQFGGMPRF
- a CDS encoding glycosyltransferase; amino-acid sequence: MRAVHFTDTYLPRRDGVVSSIRTLVRALADRGHPGLTVVPRHPGQTGEPDLMRLRALPCGVADLRLSPWLLHGGAAAGTIAEIAASAPEVVHVHTPGPVGLLGVLTARRLGLPLVQTYHTDLHAYVDAYKVPTRALRGAVRLYAHRLGVPRPPVRPEPAPGGAAPSRQAPAASHRRAALDATNLLLLGDADAVVVPTRAVLDRISLPVPDDRVFLVPTGVAPCRTSPTEVAAFRAGNGIAPTDKVILFVGRVNREKGVDLLINSFAELLAGCPRARLVLVGAIYEPRWLAELLRLVGPAVADRITVIGQQPPPVVAAAYGAAEVLAFPSGTDTQALVLQEAALAGVPAVLVDPVLHRHGPLAGAADCAAPTTTGFAAALLRLLTDPAAARRLGQLAADRAAGHTPERYADAICDVYAHAARRHAQVARRQAEWAGRPGPAQPVGAFGRLSDRGRTRR